From one Humulus lupulus chromosome 8, drHumLupu1.1, whole genome shotgun sequence genomic stretch:
- the LOC133796045 gene encoding RING-H2 finger protein ATL39-like: protein MANNNDGDRDGIGSLFKDHKLTFLLIAAGTTSLFITIYHLITVCLYNRNQTPRSPPPRQLQPQDPHNSAEASVAELIPAHKYNRGEGLVGYANDEDVVCAVCLAEFEEGEELRTLPECLHSFHAPCIDMWLFSHSTCPVCRGDATPSPSPTIGWHGETRLDSRRY from the coding sequence ATGGCCAACAACAACGATGGTGATCGAGATGGCATCGGAAGCCTCTTCAAGGACCACAAACTAACTTTCCTCCTAATCGCAGCCGGAACCACCTCTCTCTTCATCACCATCTACCATCTCATCACTGTCTGCTTATATAATCGGAACCAGACGCCACGGTCTCCGCCGCCGCGGCAGCTGCAGCCACAGGACCCGCATAACAGCGCCGAGGCGTCTGTGGCCGAGCTTATCCCGGCGCACAAGTATAATAGAGGAGAAGGTTTGGTGGGATACGCGAACGACGAAGACGTGGTTTGCGCGGTGTGCCTAGCCGAATTCGAAGAGGGGGAGGAGCTCCGGACCTTGCCGGAGTGCTTGCACTCGTTTCACGCGCCGTGTATAGATATGTGGCTCTTTTCACATTCCACTTGTCCGGTATGCCGTGGCGATGCCACGCCTTCCCCGTCGCCGACGATCGGATGGCATGGTGAGACACGGTTGGATTCTAGGAGATATTGA
- the LOC133796046 gene encoding RING-H2 finger protein ATL18-like, which produces MANADDPNSQQNFITDPTLRLLLILVVTVAFVISVYRLIIVCRRLRLRRQLGGSRLNNTANSRVPIQLEPPPHPSELPMMITSPVMSMVELVPHDNEKIRGGQKILVREHGNNDVVCEKTGEGRMVGNDALVCAVCLSEFEEKEELRILPECLHSFHKPCIDMWLFSHSTCPICRTESAVLSPLPPPASRQMS; this is translated from the coding sequence ATGGCAAACGCTGACGATCCAAACAGCCAGCAAAACTTCATCACAGACCCCACATTACGTCTCCTCCTAATTTTGGTCGTAACAGTAGCCTTCGTCATCTCCGTCTACCGTCTCATCATTGTCTGTCGCCGCCTCCGCCTCCGCCGCCAACTCGGTGGCAGCCGTCTCAACAATACTGCTAACTCTCGAGTCCCAATACAATTGGAGCCACCACCACACCCCAGCGAGCTGCCGATGATGATCACCAGTCCCGTAATGTCGATGGTCGAGCTCGTCCCGCATGATAATGAGAAAATCCGCGGAGGCCAGAAAATATTGGTGAGAGAACACGGAAACAACGACGTCGTTTGTGAGAAAACTGGCGAGggaagaatggtgggaaacgacGCCCTTGTTTGTGCTGTTTGCCTTAGCGAATTCGAAGAGAAAGAAGAGCTGCGGATACTGCCTGAGTGTTTGCACTCGTTTCACAAGCCGTGCATTGACATGTGGCTTTTCTCTCATTCCACTTGTCCTATCTGCCGAACCGAATCCGCCGTACTTTCTCCGTTGCCGCCGCCTGCATCAAGGCAAATGTCTTGA